tttagctaacattagatagttaatccagagattcttaccgaTTCGGCAGTCTAGTCCAGATCACCATggatggcatttgtagttctttatgatagccacattagcagctaattagcatttcatattGGGGGGttaaatacaggcgaatatattgataaatgtcaccttgtcctagagacatttacacagttatcaaaacatcacgccagggtaagccaacacaaaaaaaacataactTATTTTAGATTCTAAAATTcactatgggaaaaatgaatgatggaaaaacgattggaaccatttccttctttgaccgctaggttttatgggtattatgactcatactgtggtactctatacaCTCGTATCCACCGTGGACCGGTTCGTATAAAAAACATTGTCCGTTCAGACTGCAGAGGTGTCGATTTCCTCCTTAACTTGATTTAATAGtgactacatttttttttaaattctcacCAATAAATTAAGAAGTCGAGTTAAGGAGGAATATTAAATTAAGGAGGAAATCGACAGCTTTGCTGCCTAAGTGGAGAATTAATGTTTTATGTGCGAATCGGTCCATGAGGGATATGTGTGTAAAGCCGGCTGCATACATTCCCTTCGGACGGTAAAATGAAACGACTCAGTATCGCCATCTGCCGGCCTTTGGGATAGGTTGAAATGTTTAAACTTTCCTACCtaatttcttctttttttattaaACTTGTTGTGCTCATTGTAATGGTTTACTATTTAATTTCACAAATGCAGGAAACTACCAAAAGAAAGGAAACACCAATATAACGCGTCTTAATACTTAATAGTGTGTTGGGCCAACCCGAGCCACCAGAACAACTTCAATgctccttggcatagattctacaagtgtctggaaaaCTATCTGACActattcttccacgagaaattccataattgagtgttttgttggtggtggaaaacacccGCTGCTCCAGAATCTCTCATACGtcttcaattgggttgagatctgatgactgagatacacacacacacacacacacacacacacacacacacacacacacacacacacacacacacacacacacacacacacacacacacacacacacacaccctatgctCCTTTGCGACCCATCTTTCAAAGTCATTGAGATCTCTTCTAGCCACGGTAGCCAAAATAAAGGTCAACTGGGCATTTCTATACATGACCCTAAACTTcttttaattgcttaattaactcaggaaccacacctgtgtggaagtacCTGTATTCactatactttgtatccctcatttagtgtttcctttattttgtcagttacctgtagtgCTCCAGTATGTGAACTGCCTGTGAAGCAGAAGGTCGTGAGTGATATTGTGCACCCTACAGACCATTTCTTGATACTGCATGATCATCTACAGTACTGTCCAAAACAGGCAACAAATGACAATTATATTATTACACTATCAAGAGCATCATACTGCATTTCCACCACAATATAATAAAACATGTTAGCTTATTCACAGGAATTGTCATCGATTAGAATGACAAAGCAACGAGGAGACAACACATGGAGAAGAAAACCTACTTTGTGTTAAATATGGATCTCTTTTTGTGCTCTCTCTTTTATTTATAAAGCATATTTTGGTAATAATCCAAATATAATTTCGTATGATTATGATATTGACCATTAAAATATAACATTCATTTCCAGAAATACAATATTATCATTGGGCTGACAGACACGTGGCTAATGTTCAAGATAGGATATCAGTTGTGTGTAATGAACGTTAGCCTATTACATTAAGTTATTGTTATGAACTGAAGTGAATGTACTCTAAACGAATTATATGAAATATTAGCATCCTTTATATTAGCCTACTTGAATAGGTGTTTATCAAGTTTCTGTTATTTAATGAGGTCTCCcgagtcacagtcagacagaaagAATTAGCAGACAAAGCTTCACGAGTCCATTATAGTTAGATGTATTCTGGCCGTTATACTTAGATGTATTCTGGCCATAACAGTTACATGTATTCTGGCCATTACAGTTAGATGTATTCTGGCCATAACAGTTAGATGTATTCTGGCCGTTATAGTTAGATGTATTCTGGCCATAACAGTTAGATGTATTCTGGCCATAACAGTTAGATGTATTCTGGCCATTATAGTTAGATGTATTCTGGCCATAATAGTTAGATGTATTCTGGCCATTATAGTTAGATGTATTCTGTCCATTATAGTTAGATGTATTCTGGCCATAACAGTTAGATGTATTCTGGCCATTACAGTTAGATGTATTCTGGCCATTATAGTTAGATGTATTCTGGCCATTATAGTTAGATGTATTCTGTCCATTATAGTTAGATGTATTCTGGCCATAACAGTTAGATGTATTCTGGCCATTATAGTTAGATGTATTCTGGCCATAACAGTTAGATGTATTCTGGCCATTATAGTTAGATGTATTCTGGCCATAATAGTTAGATGTATTCTGGCCATTATAGTTAGATGTATTCTGGCCATTATAGTTAGATGTATTCTGGCCATAACAGTTAGATGTATTCTGGCCATAACAGTTAGATGTATTCTGGCCATTATAGTTAGATGTATTCTGGCCATTATAGTTAGATGTATTCTGGCCATTATAGTTAGATGTATTCTGGCCATAACAGATGTATTCTGGCCATAACAGTTAGATGTATTCTGGCCATAACAGTTAGATGTATTCTGGCCATAACAGTTAGATGTATTCTGGCCATAATAGTTAGATGTATTCTGGCCATAATAGTTAGATGTATTCTGGCCATTATAGTTAGATGTGTTCTGGCCATAATAGTTAGATGTATTCTGGCCATTATAGTTAGATGTATTCTGGCCATAACAGTTAGATGTATTCTGGCCATAACAGTTAGATGTATTCTGGCCATTATAGTTAGATGTATTCTGGCCATAATAGTTAGATGTATTCTGGCCATAACAGTTAGATGTATTCTGGCCATAACAGTTAGATGTATTCTGGCCATTATAGTTAGATGTATTCTGGCCATTATAGTTAGATGTATTCTGGCCATTATAGTTAGATGTATTCTGGCCATTATAGTTAGATGTATTCTGGCCATAATAGTTAGATGTGTTCTGGCCATAATAGTTAGATGTATTCTGGCCATTATAGTTAGATGTATTCTGGCCATAATAGTTAGATGTATTCTGGCTCTAGGGCTGGGAAGGTTAGTAGTTAGAATTGTGTTCTGCAGAGGTTTCACGCTAATTAGTCCAGTTCAATGGCTTTAAGCATGAGCGGTTGAACCCGTGACGGTCATGAGAATTCCTTTCCTCCCCTCACAGTTCTAACCCTTTCTCAAGTCAGAGATTTAAGTAAAGAAAAGTGAGACTGAGAACTTTTGGAAAAAGTGTTGGGAAGCAATTTAGAAGGACCGGACCCTTTCACAATCTAACTATCCACTTTAGGTAAGACTATgcttgtgttttatttttttaaaacgcAGACCAAACACTGACAGCCTTGATGCACAGGCCATTCAGTTATTCtattcaactatatatatatatatatatatatatatatatatatatatatatatatatatatatatatataaaaatgacaTTTTCTAAATGATCAATTGTCTCTGGATTTACAGAGCCTATGGCCTATATTATGCTTGATGGACTAAGATATTGATCCCGTTTCAAATCAATATAGTTGTATTAATTGCATTGCTACAAAGAAATAACactacagtgtatatatacatacagtatatgcataggCCTACAGAAGTCACATAAATGATCTCGTCTGATGTGTTAAAAATTGCTTTGAAATGGAGTGTGAAATACATGTGCACATTTCAGGGACAAATGCTGAATCTACCAGTCTCATACTTGACCAATGGTTCACAGTATGTAATTGATGTTGCTATTAACATGTAATAACCATATCCTACAGTTTATAACCCAACGGTATTCCTCAGGTGTAGTCACTGGATGGTTCAAAGAGATGCCTCACGGTGACTTCAATGTTTATTTTGCAAGCAGAGGAGGACCCCATGTCAGGACCGAAGAGTTAGTGCATTATTATATTTTTACGATGACAATATCAGACTGTTGACTCTATTTATGGGCAGGCCTGATAGAAATTCAGAACTTTATTAGATTTTTTATAGCTTTTGTTATGCTGCATCTCAATCTTAATTTATAATTTGGTGAAGAAAGTATTATTCATTTAGTGTTTTCTTTTCTTTGTGTGCCACAGGGCAGCAGGCATAGCTCTGTTGGTCTTCATACTTGCAGCCCTTCTCATCCTCGGATGCTGGTATTTTAGGAGGAGATGCGGGTACAAAATGATTAGGGTAAGATTAGTCCAGCACTTGCATGGTCAAGGGTGCATATTTCAATAGTCTTAATAAATGGCTTCCTCTCTACTTTCCTTAATCTGTGGTGATCTGAAGAGAATAGGCTTAGGCTTTCACCCGGACAGTTATTTCCGATGATTATATGTCTATGATTCTCCTCAGTTAAGATAAAGGAGGATACAAAGAGGGATAGCTGCATTAATGCACATCAACTTGGCAATGGGTTTAGGGGAGCTCCCACCACACTGGTTCCTTTAGAACAGATCTGAAAACTCAGAAGAAGAAAAGTGTATGTATGGGTTGCTTTCCCAGTGAACACAAGACGTTGAAAATACTTCTTTTTAACGTCTTTTCAACCAAAAAGACAATGTTTTCATGTGTTTTGCTCATAGGTTTTCGACAGGGCTTATACCTCCTGTTCCCCTGTTGTTTTCTTTTCCTCTCGTGTTATTCTCCCCACAGAGCCCGAGATCAGGGTCCCTGCCAGGATTCAGTGGAGGACAGTTCAACGAGGGAGGAGCCACAGCAGAAAACAAGATGGGCCTCAGTGACCTCCGACCTTTGGTAAAACACCGGATGTACTGGGGGGGAAGCAATGGTGGTCAGGGCCAGTATtaataaagcatctcagagtaggactgCTGCTCTAGGATCAGTTTTTGCCTAGTAGATCATactgaataagattacatggagagacgggccctgatcctagatcagcactcatctAAGGCGCTTTATGAAAATGGGCCCAGAGCTCTCTTTTTTCAGAGTATTTGATAAGTTTTATTGAATGAAGGTGTTTTTTGTGAGGTTTAAATCTCTATAGAAACTTAGAGAAGTGTGGAGAGAATTTGTTTATGCCAAAGTAGTGGTGGAACCGATCCCATGATGCAGACATGGGCAGTTATGCGCTGGAAGGCAATGGTGTGACCAACCCCAGGCCACGATCGTTCTCTTGTCATAGGATACTGCATTCCTCTGACTATACAGACAACAACACAAGCATGAAGGAAGGACCTATTGTTCAACTCTCCATTACTCTTCTGAGAATGAAAAGGGCAATAAAGCCAAAGGTCATGTGAGCTGCCTGATGCAATATGACTGGTGGCGGTTCAGTCTGAGATTGTCAccagaccagtcaggaggagatTATGATCTGGAATTCATAGGGGTGTTAGGAAGGGGAGGTTTGGATCAGAGTGGTGGGGGATGGGTGATGTGTGTGATATTCTACTGGAAAAGGTTAGCCTTTCTTTGTTCAGAGGAAAACATTTTGACTTGAGGGCTTTTTCCACGACTGAGACgaaccaagctgtactgagctgTCCGATGCATCCTTCATAGTTGCTGAAATCATTCCGAAAAGGACGATGTgaaaagaaaataagaaaatattCAGAGACTGCAGTTGAAAACTAGCCAGCTGGCTAGAAATTGCATTTTTACAGTAATGTTGACTACTGTGCAATGTACCTGTAAAACTAAATGTCATAACGTAAGCGAGCTCAGTTTGGTTTGGCCCAGCCCAATAGTGTGAAAATGGAAATAGTATTTCAATCATCAAAGAGTGGCTTATCCTGCTTGTTTTCTAAATGGTGTGTGTTTGACTTGATGTGTTTCAGGTTCCCAATGCCCCTCCTGCATATGAGACGATATCATCAGGACCCCTACCTCCTCCCTACTCCCCCTAATAACAGTCCTCTGTGGATAACCAAAAAGATGAAaactatttacatttacgtcatttagcagacgttcttatccagagcgacttacaaattggtgcattcaccttatgatatgaaCTTAATGTGTTGTCTTATTTAAACTCTATATCAATGAAGAAAAAGCTTTTGATGAAAATACTATTAGCACTCTATATTTACAATTACACGATTTACCATATTTTACTCGTTATTTTTTTCCTatcttgtatttttttttgtttttgtggaTTTCTCCAAAACTTGTTTTGTGTGTTATGTGTTCCTCAAGGTTATATTTCTGAAGGTTGCTCGGCAAACAAGACCCTTCTATCAATACTTGAATAAGAGTATATTAATCGATTACAACAAAGTCGTACTTAGGAAATTGCTTGTTCATTTAAGATAaccaacgtaaaaaaaaaaaaagtatatctgCAATTGAGAATCCATAGTAATTTAAAGACAACCGCCGGCTTGATCGTTGGCTTATTATTTCAACATGTACTTATGAAAGGATTTGAAAAATGATGGAATGGTTATCCCCTATAAAATTCTGCAGACACATTACAATAAAAATATAAAGTTTACCAAGGGTCTAATTCAAATTAACACCACAAAACCCTCTATGGAGGACATtattttcaagcagaaatgtccACAGTCATGCAATGAAAATGTACCAACTaaatactttgaaaaatctatatggtaggaaaaataaataaatgtaaaaatatatatatatatatatatatatatgggcttCAACATTTCAATAAATCATTTAGAAGTTGCATTTCAATCATGTGAAATACCAGTTTATTTTCCAAATAGTTGATGGAAATAAGACTGATCCAATGTAATAAAATGTAGACACCGACATGCCTCTTGAGTAGGCAACACATCAGAAGAACGTATATAACAGGTCAGAGGGAAAGACCTAAGAGTGTGGTAAACAGAATAAAAACAAGTGTAGTTCCAATCTAAGGAATTCAATTGATATCATTTCAAAATGATAATTAATGTCAATGAAACGCATTACAATCACATTCAAATCCATTTGTCTACCCTTCAAACCAAGCAATATACAACATATTTATTACTGGCCGAGAAAAAGTTTCAAAAAAGAAGTCCAAATTGATCTTGAAACTTTGAGAAGGAAACCCTAAAATGCTGTTTGCTTTAAGAAATAGAAAACCCATCAAAAATACACTGCCACCTACATTTCTTGAGCAAACTGTTTGAGTCAGCTATAGAGGTTTATCTAGTGtcgcttaaagctgcaatatgtcactttttgggtgacctgaccaaattcacatagaaatgcattatagatctgtcattcttattgaaagcaagtctaagaagcggtagatctgttccatGTGCGCTCTCTCTATGCCTCCCGTTcctaagttttgtttttgcgtcaaacagctgaaaatacaatatttttagtTATGGAAAagtatttcacagcagtttagatgatacaatgattctctacactatacttgcttgttttgccaCAAACTCAAACTAggggaactattagaattttagcaaccaggaaatggcagagccatttctgcatagtgcatctttaaacaCACTTAGATATGCAAAGTAAAAATACAGCTCAACCAGGCAGTTTCTCAACCGACTACCACCTTCTACCAAAAATATTCTAGAATGTTGTAGATATTCTAGAGGCGGTCCAGAACACAAAGTTTGCTGGAATATGTGTCTTCTTCATCACATACAATGGTACTGGCTTTCAGTCTTTCAGTTGATAGGGCCACTTCTGTCAGTCTGGGTAGGCATCCAGGGATTGTCAGTATTTACAGGAGGCAGGGGCAGCACTCTCCCAGTGGATTTCGGAGTTAGACTCAACGTAGCCAAAGGCTTGTTAGCCATCTCTGGCAGGCCTGTGTTGGCGGTAGGGCCTCTAACCGTGTTTAAAACAGCACCATCAGGACTCACTAGTAGCTTGGTGGTGGGGCTGGTTGTTTGCACTGCTGATGCAGGCATCTGTGAAGCCTGCAAAGGGCACTTGCCTAGGCCCAGTATCTGCTGCTGCCAAGGATTGGATAAAACAATGGGCATGCGGATAGTCTCTGCCGACATCACCGTCCTGACAGGTTGAGCAGGTGTCATGATTACAGTGCTGTTGGATGGAGGCACAGTTGCCACAGGAGATGTTTTGCTACCGAAGGCACCCCCAAGGGGCGGTACAGTCACCACAGGTAGAGACTGCATCCTGGAGAAGGTGCTCCAGATCGGCGGAACAGCTACCGTCGGTAGGACCTGCATCCGTGTGGAGACCGCTCCCATAGTTTGCACGAATGACGTTATCTGCTGTGTTGTGAGTGGTGCATAGTTGATGCCAAGTCCCGTGTTCAAAGGGAGCTGCTTTGTTGGGCTCTGTAGAACTTCTGCTGTTTGAGCTGCGCTGGAACTTGCTGGCACGGAGGAAAGTGACAAGCCGCCCATCCCTTCCGGTTGAGTTAAAGGTGGAGCTGCCACCACATTAGCTAGGCCAGTAAGTATGGTGGCCGGAGCAGGGAGCCGGTGTAAAACTGGTGGAGAACcgttggtggtggtgctggtgaccGATAGTGGAGCTCGAATCTCCATCGTCTGGCGAGGGACAGTGAAAGAGACCGGGAGATAGGGTCCAACTTTCTCAGCGGACGGCGCTGCAAGGGTTAGTGATCTAAGTGCTGCTTGTTGAGGCTGGTGCGTCCTTGGTTGTGTGGCCATTCTGGGGCCTTGTGCAGGTGTGGGTAGCCCAGGTAACGTTGGCCCTCGAGGGACACCGGTCGTTGGGCTCGCTCCCCTGGGACTAGGAGCTGCCACAGGCACTGCAGGGCTGGATATTATGAGGACATGCTGGCCAGGCCCAAGGCCTTGAGGGGGAACAACAAAACGGGTGTTGTTGAGCAGAATCTGTGTGCCGCCTGCAAGCGGTGCAGGGGTGTTAATGACAATCTTCTGTTGCAcagttgtggtggtggtgctggtgacaGGATTGGTATTACCAGCCGGCCGCACTGCAGTGGACTGCTGAGTTGATCTAGTGGCAATTGGAGACTGTGGAGTACTTATTTGAGGAGGTGTGGTGACCCCGCTTACACAGTGAGAGTGGTGAGACTGAGAAACCTGGGCCGGTGGTGTGAGAGGGGATGTTTTGACAAGGCCTAGCGGTGTAGTGACCGGCACTGGTAGTTGTGGGTTGCTGGTGATTAAACCTCTGATTATCGAAGACCGTGGTTGCCCAGTTACCTTGCTAAGATTGGGGATCACAGAGGACGAAGGGATGCCTTGTAGTTGAGATCCAGTCAGGCGTGTGGAAGAGGGCAAATGTGCAGTGCTAGTGATAAGGTGAGACGACGTGGTTGTAAGAAGTGCAGCCTGTGTGCCAGACACAGATGTGCTTTTTAAAGTAGATTGTGCAAGTGCACTTTCCTGTTGTGGTAGCCTTATCGGAGATCCTGGAAGCAGATTGATGCGCTGGACCTTATTCAAGGCTCCGAAGTTTGCACTGCTGATAGCTTGACCAAAGTTGAGTCCGATCTTCATTGCTTCATTGGGTATTGACGTGGTCAGGGATTGTGCCCCAGACACTGAAACATGTCTTGGAATGCTACTTGTTGCGTGGGATGCCTGGGCTGGTGATTGGCTGATGAACATCAACCTTTGCCCTGGAAGAGCGGAGGGAGCTGTAGTGGAAGTGACTTTGGTTGCAGCCATAGAAGTGACGTTGGACGAGGGAGAGACCAGGATGAACTTAGTGAATGGGGACCTCTCATCTGGACATACCCTTTTCAAAACAGGTTTAgtgacacactggaccagagatgtCTGGGTGGCGCCTGCTGGGTTACCAGGTACAGTGACGATGCTTTTAGGTAGCTGTGAGTTCACAGCAACTGTAGATGAGACGTTGCAGCCCTGGTTTACAGCAACGGTAACAGCAGAGCCCACTGTCTGACCTGTGGCCTGAATGCCAGCAGTGATCGAAGACTGGCGTGCAGTTGTTGAACTCGTGACAGTTGAAGACCGTAATGGTGACGGTCTTGATTGCACCTGGGCTACAGTCGCGCTTGTGACCACTGGGACCGTGGGGGCAGCAGGGGGAGAGGTCTTGGACACCAGGAAGGCTTTGAACTGTGGAGAGATGATGACGGGACTGGCAGGTAACAAACCAGATGTACTCTGATCGGACATTTGCACCTTGACTACTCCAGTGTTGCCCCCCCTAGTGGTGACTAGGATGGACTGCGAGTCCCTTATACACACGGTCTTCAGCTCTTGTTTAGGGACCGGAGGTTTACTGGGATCAGTAAAAGCTGTGCTAGTGGGGTTGGATGGTGATCTATTTGGTATAACATTTTGGGTAGTGCTACTCACTCTCGGACCAGGGAGTTGGACAACCTTGTAGCCTGTTGTAAGAGAGGTTGTCTGCAACCTAGAGGAGTTGGTAGGAGAGGGCGTAGCTCCCTTTAGCGGTGCCACTTGTTGTATGGGGATCCGGTTGTCATGACTTTGAGGCATGGTGAATCCAGAGCTTTGTGACAGTGTAGTGGACGCTTTGGAAGCTGGGACCTGGATTGTCCTTGGTTGCTGGGGGTGACTCTGACCCTCTGACTTTTGAATGAGCAAGTTCGAAGGAAGGATGACCACTTGCTGCATTAGCTTATCCCCCGTTTTCTGGTCCAGGATTGGCTGCACTGCGATTTTCATAGGGCTTCCAGCTTTTCTGACCAGACCCATGCCCTCGGGCATCTTGTAGACAACCTGTACAGGGGTCTTTGGTATGGGCGTGGTATGGGAcatctgtgtgtgtttaggtgtgggTGTTGTTGGTTGCGGTAACTGTTGAGAGCTTTGTGGTAAAAAATGTTTAAGTTTGGTAGCTTGCAGGGAAGAAGCACAGGCTAAGCTATGCCCCTGACCAACATGGCTGATAACACCTGGCTGATGATGAATTAAAGTAACTTTATTACCAACATTCTTAGCCAGCAGGGTATATAGCTGAATGGGTTTGTGAGTCCTTTGGACACCAGCCATCGGAGTAGTTATAACCACTGGGCTTGTTTCTCCAACCTGCTGTGCTGCTGGATTCGCTTCCCTGGATCTGTTTTCCACTTCAGCTTCAGGGGAAGTCGTCAGTTCGTCACTGTTGATCCTGCCTCTCTTAATGAGGCTTGAGTTCTCATCTAAATCACTCTGCAGACGCTTCAAGCCCCGAGTGGAAGGCCTGTGCTCGTTCAAGGTCAACATCTCTTGTCTGGTTACCACAGTGAAGCTGCCTCTCAACGCCTCTGTTCCATACTGCCCTGAGTCCTCTGAAAAAAAGACACACATTCAATGTATTTCAACTTGACTGTCAACTGACAATGATTTTACTGATACAAATCGTTTGTGATTTCAATGCAATTTATAATAAATAGCCTACACATGATATGCTTTTCCATAATGTCTTACTGCACTTCACCCACTAATAAAACACAAGTTACCTCCCGCCCACAGCATCCTCTGATCAGCCTGATCCTGCTGTTCCTCCTCTTcagtcagtctggtgttttcagTGAACGAGGTGCTTCTATCCACATCCTCTCTGACAAAGTTGTCATAGTCAGGGTGCTTTTTGAAGTCGTCAAAATCCCTTTTCAAACGTAGCCTGTGGGGAAAGATTACGTCAAAATTATAAATAAAAGCCATCGAGGAGTCAATGACGTGTTATGCTAGACAGGTTTTGTAAACATAGTTTTGTGATATTATAACCGCCTTCAGGCGAGTGGT
The DNA window shown above is from Salmo salar chromosome ssa13, Ssal_v3.1, whole genome shotgun sequence and carries:
- the LOC106568436 gene encoding uncharacterized protein KIAA2026 isoform X3 produces the protein MIQALRLEEQQRVKEEKRQRELDKKEAEETSAKEVEEWERSLLSQANQTPLKTMWELPAIGHFLCLAQAALNLPEIVFFELERCLLMPRCSIFLSKIMSSLLCPPQRRGTLHRRPALTYCRWESELRQRVQGWYYAMGTAEDQGWMAEQLGLSHQFFRTVGVVSPLEENPFHLVPFIQRVWLLKGLCDNVYETQKDVQDAVLGQPIHECRESILGYDGNENAYIHFPHFCGADLRIYCQSVSMPSDFPLPAVWVKRVEPDEGLSEDSDNQKDSEHLVSMEESSEEKPSSDRRSGGRVKGDMCRGGTGQFHTWGVEDEEDCKPTNQNKLTGSTGPSSPIKDFVGRGIVKEEPQELEYRPNRRQVKQEEGSDVSSGSCEPRLSVGEHCYTGKSPARPARATDTSRPGVTVPMRLNDVHVKVDRNKLTEGRRCCPKCFTKMGTKSQDIHRCYCATDKKSTTSPSGAGHPRKVNVTKNRMDRIRVKKTKRKKARELGELHAAGGQRRPDRSPLCKAKAAKSTVRRAATALKKKDKRKKRKMGRKLKSRKLASKKKPQLPVQPAFRLVCTSLEELRELISRTEDELDELESTKKRSVRKGRWCFRKEAVKDLHITLIRLLNELSPWEPKLVKAFHRNRLRLKRDFDDFKKHPDYDNFVREDVDRSTSFTENTRLTEEEEQQDQADQRMLWAGEDSGQYGTEALRGSFTVVTRQEMLTLNEHRPSTRGLKRLQSDLDENSSLIKRGRINSDELTTSPEAEVENRSREANPAAQQVGETSPVVITTPMAGVQRTHKPIQLYTLLAKNVGNKVTLIHHQPGVISHVGQGHSLACASSLQATKLKHFLPQSSQQLPQPTTPTPKHTQMSHTTPIPKTPVQVVYKMPEGMGLVRKAGSPMKIAVQPILDQKTGDKLMQQVVILPSNLLIQKSEGQSHPQQPRTIQVPASKASTTLSQSSGFTMPQSHDNRIPIQQVAPLKGATPSPTNSSRLQTTSLTTGYKVVQLPGPRVSSTTQNVIPNRSPSNPTSTAFTDPSKPPVPKQELKTVCIRDSQSILVTTRGGNTGVVKVQMSDQSTSGLLPASPVIISPQFKAFLVSKTSPPAAPTVPVVTSATVAQVQSRPSPLRSSTVTSSTTARQSSITAGIQATGQTVGSAVTVAVNQGCNVSSTVAVNSQLPKSIVTVPGNPAGATQTSLVQCVTKPVLKRVCPDERSPFTKFILVSPSSNVTSMAATKVTSTTAPSALPGQRLMFISQSPAQASHATSSIPRHVSVSGAQSLTTSIPNEAMKIGLNFGQAISSANFGALNKVQRINLLPGSPIRLPQQESALAQSTLKSTSVSGTQAALLTTTSSHLITSTAHLPSSTRLTGSQLQGIPSSSVIPNLSKVTGQPRSSIIRGLITSNPQLPVPVTTPLGLVKTSPLTPPAQVSQSHHSHCVSGVTTPPQISTPQSPIATRSTQQSTAVRPAGNTNPVTSTTTTTVQQKIVINTPAPLAGGTQILLNNTRFVVPPQGLGPGQHVLIISSPAVPVAAPSPRGASPTTGVPRGPTLPGLPTPAQGPRMATQPRTHQPQQAALRSLTLAAPSAEKVGPYLPVSFTVPRQTMEIRAPLSVTSTTTNGSPPVLHRLPAPATILTGLANVVAAPPLTQPEGMGGLSLSSVPASSSAAQTAEVLQSPTKQLPLNTGLGINYAPLTTQQITSFVQTMGAVSTRMQVLPTVAVPPIWSTFSRMQSLPVVTVPPLGGAFGSKTSPVATVPPSNSTVIMTPAQPVRTVMSAETIRMPIVLSNPWQQQILGLGKCPLQASQMPASAVQTTSPTTKLLVSPDGAVLNTVRGPTANTGLPEMANKPLATLSLTPKSTGRVLPLPPVNTDNPWMPTQTDRSGPIN